A single window of Nyctibius grandis isolate bNycGra1 chromosome Z, bNycGra1.pri, whole genome shotgun sequence DNA harbors:
- the CTXN3 gene encoding cortexin-3, whose amino-acid sequence MMERRRLWDYSFQLPWMMDGEIVTATLVPPGNVTPNSSMTLEQKTTFALVILLFIFLGILIVRCFRILLDPYRSMTTSTWADGLDRLEKGQFDYALA is encoded by the coding sequence ATGATGGAAAGAAGGCGACTGTGGGATTATTCGTTTCAGCTTCCCTGGATGATGGATGGAGAGATAGTCACTGCCACTTTGGTGCCACCTGGGAACGTGACACCAAATTCTAGCATGACCCtggaacagaaaacaacatttgCCCTTgtgattttgttatttattttcttgggaATCCTCATTGTTCGCTGCTTCCGGATTCTCCTCGACCCCTACCGAAGTATGACGACCTCAACCTGGGCTGATGGACTTGACAGACTGGAGAAAGGCCAGTTTGACTATGCTCTTGCTTAG